The bacterium genome has a window encoding:
- a CDS encoding PASTA domain-containing protein: MATEIRVPEVSDGVTEGTVISVNVKAGDKVEADQTLLEMETDKAVVAIPSPFDGVITEVKVAEGDTVPIGAVIALGEPGGGAAAAAP; the protein is encoded by the coding sequence ATGGCGACGGAAATCCGCGTGCCCGAAGTGTCGGACGGCGTGACCGAGGGAACGGTCATCTCCGTCAACGTCAAGGCGGGGGACAAGGTCGAGGCCGACCAGACCCTGCTGGAGATGGAGACGGACAAGGCCGTCGTGGCGATCCCCTCGCCCTTCGACGGCGTCATCACCGAGGTGAAGGTGGCCGAGGGCGACACCGTGCCCATCGGCGCCGTGATCGCCCTGGGCGAGCCTGGCGGCGGCGCCGCGGCCGCGGCCCC